In the Ictalurus punctatus breed USDA103 chromosome 7, Coco_2.0, whole genome shotgun sequence genome, one interval contains:
- the frem1a gene encoding FRAS1-related extracellular matrix protein 1a isoform X1 — protein MVLQQRTRMWPFWFLLLLGLLHFCMCSLVKTNHGLRVKRGQSAFLQEGDLQFHIPRERDTCKLEVVLNEPITQRVGTLSPQVFDCHYLADEVKYTHNGCPILKEDTVKLRLYRFTETETYSELFSLHIEIMEPDCNVIKLGPQTLQVPEFYGLSNMLDGNVMSFHYEHRPNIECTIRVMTPDSGLPGHGQLVTGEPDKLEGPRGDEPDSFVSIRQQLENKARSKCKSEDCLKGLKLVTITKVSCEEFLMMGIRYQHTDPPSPDIDYIAIKLDLTDTRSRSIIQSEQAWIPVTIKESVPNQPPKPAFMSMFILEVDQFILTSLSTAILDAVDAETPKNRLVFNITKPPSEGFITHLSDHTKPISSFTWVDLNEMLISFQPPNSSHTQRRNYEVELEVHDFYFEKSSPIIVHVSVRTADTNAPRVSWNMGLSLLEGQSRPITWDQLQIVDNDDLKAVRIITVDGLQHGRLTVRGGKGFMFTVSDITAGVVRYYHDDSDTTKDFVVFRITDGRHQTRHKFPINILPKDDSPPFLITNMVLELSEGQTALLRGSILQASDTDSSDDYILFNITKPPQAGEIMKLPGPGITGYPVMRFLQKDLFHSIIYYRHFGNEVFDDSFEVVLSDFHDPPNLSEPQVIVIQIQPVPDQPPKEAPGVTRHLIVKETDVVYLTKKQLHFVDVESPDCELTYTVTTPPFYTTTYGGHDAGRLFLVDSIPKLAKDPNAPVLRLFTQHTVNYMKVAYMPPFQDIGPYPQHIQFVLSVTSEQGRTTTGICFNITVLPVDNQSPEVHMNQLTVDEGGECWVSADHLHLTDVDSLEDSLRVALKRRPQHGDVYLDGVPLSQGQTFTVRDLKSLKVRYRHDSSETEEDNIKCIATDGVNSVDFVLHIKVTLVNDEMPALVPGLKTVLECAEGQDVVITIEYICATDVDSDDSKLTYLIARQPYHGVVLKNGIVVDRFFQEDIEARIISYKHTGLEVGLLPRRDTITFVISDEQTAPVPSCCFDRPPQFNRQTKHPQDSLLIYDLNITVYPVDNQPPFIVIGEVLQVDEGGSTSITVAHIGASDQDTPLEDLQLVLVSPPQFGYIENILPSPGFEKSNMGISIASFSYRDVLNGHINYVQSQHQRTEPTADQFMLYISDGKHQSSAIPFYIIIKPTNDESPDFIARNISVREGDMKELDASIINAVDLDVPRDRLTFRIIQQPQHGAIMGGLHGNDVAHYRRSIQNHGTEVHVQVFTMEDLRNGMMLMYLHDDSESEQDSFIIQLSDGKHQLQRDILVKVVPINDEKPCIIRNTGIEVEPGEARLISSAVLSAHDNDTPSTNIIYVFESVPVHGLLQIKAGLDWRTLTAEMNCSQEALDMNLLRYVHTAQPGAHTQDFFIFHLQDGRNRSPAQHFHISMKELQKGDIALFVKPVKASRGEHVVITTDVLLAVDGTERPEELLYVITVPPVHGHMEYIKHTGIPIHSFSQLDIAANLVRYVHDIRATSPRDTVQFVISNGKSTRNGTLEILVEMTDRVLPTLMQMAGLQVPQGSTITITTDNLHLSDPDTPPHCLIFILVQPPQYGQIIVKGFPLAPGSNFTQQNLLDLDVAYRHLGGASQIDRFTFIAADSTARGFLVGGRTHTDPVFFSIQIETLDRSAPRVMVLETLWKVELLKDGRYGIFISSRELKAQDMNAADGNLIFHILRAPYFGYLENATNGAFVRQRFTQSDLNKRNILYMINLSLEALSDCLEFAVSDPLGNTGPSHKLEFSWASVELTKTEYRVCEGKGPLSLTVQRKGNMQDSSYVTLKVKELTAAIGKDFISAPSTLIQFDPGVASRQWKVELVQDFLEEAEEMFEVTLNSPVGAIQRGNNKAVITIMDNKNGQCAEKQSPRGPDLQGKDLQAGSYPKHGSIQVETFPITLGDGSESVRGDNLPQVITPFSKKGLRTNGNGKSIRPSSITQSGSDVLYTYHGIMSLTVEDETTAFNSGKKAQVQVTSRGQQRSLPGKTTSHLTALPTPNRRGTAPQNIFSRPEPKVCTPELAGFLHFNASLGQLLQCNGISWKPWAATDEAVNAQKCPQGWTYHSHHCYLLSTERKATWNNAARTCRESFQGNLVSVLSKADMDWLWDFSERKPFWIGLNDRVSKGQWEWMDGEPVTYTNWRHGPPRTKIKSNKKCVLVWRKTKWQIRDCKTGKGHHFVCYVKT, from the exons AAAATAAAGCCAGATCCAAATGCAAGAGTGAAGACTGTTTAAAAGGACTAAAATTGGTGACAATTACAAAAGTGTCTTGCGAAGAATTCTTAATGATGGGCATTCGCTATCAGCATACTGATCCTCCATCACCTGATATTGATTACATTGCTATCAAACTGGATCTCACAGACACAAGGAGCAGGAGCATAATCCAG TCAGAACAAGCCTGGATCCCTGTGACCATTAAAGAGTCTGTTCCCAACCAGCCCCCAAAGCCTGCCTTCATGTCCATGTTCATCCTGGAAGTGGATCAGTTCATCCTGACTTCACTGTCCACAGCCATTCTTGATGCAGTAGATGCTGAGACCCCAAAGAACAGGCTGGTGTTCAATATCACCAAGCCTCCAAGTGAGGGCTTCATCACTCATTTGTCTGATCACACCAAGCCCATCTCATCTTTCACCTGGGTGGACCTCAATGAAATGCTTATCAGCTTCCAGCCTCCAAATTCCAGCCATACACAACGCAGGAACTATGAG GTAGAGCTTGAAGTCCATGATTTCTACTTTGAGAAAAGTTCACCTATTATAGTACATGTGTCAGTCAGGACAGCAGACACAAATGCACCAAGAGTGTCATGGAACATGG GTCTCAGTCTCCTGGAAGGGCAGTCTCGGCCCATCACGTGGGATCAGCTGCAAATTGTGGACAACGATGATCTAAAGGCTGTAAGAATCATCACTGTGGATGGCTTACAGCATGGAAGACTAACAGTCAGAG gTGGAAAAGGGTTCATGTTCACTGTAAGTGACATCACGGCTGGAGTGGTGCGCTATTATCATGATGACAGCGATACCACCAAAGACTTTGTGGTCTTTCGGATCACTGATGGCCGCCACCAAACCAGACATAAGTTCCCCATCAACATCTTACCCAAGGATGACAGTCCACCGTTCCTCATCACCAATATGGTCCTGGAACTTTCTGAGGGACAAACAGCTCTTCTTAGAGGTTCAATACTTCAAGCATCAGACACGGACTCCAGTGATGACTACATCTTATTCAATATCACTAAGCCTCCTCAAGCAGGGGAGATCATGAAGTTGCCAGGTCCAGGAATTACAG GATATCCTGTGATGCGTTTTCTACAAAAGGATCTCTTTCATTCCATCATCTACTACAGGCACTTTGGCAATGAAGTATTTGATGACTCTTTTGAAGTGGTGTTATCTGACTTCCATGATCCTCCCAATCTCTCAGAGCCTCAG GTCATTGTGATTCAAATTCAACCTGTCCCAGATCAGCCACCTAAAGAGGCCCCAGGAGTAACTCGACATCTGATAGTCAAAGAGACAGATGTGGTATATTTAACCAAGAAGCAGTTGCACTTTGTTGATGTTGAGTCGCCAGACTGTGAGCTTACCTACACTGTTACCACCCCACCTTTCTACACTACCACATATGG GGGACATGATGCAGGGCGGTTGTTCCTGGTTGACAGCATCCCAAAATTGGCTAAGGATCCCAATGCCCCCGTGCTTAGACTTTTCACacag CATACCGTCAACTACATGAAAGTGGCTTACATGCCGCCTTTCCAAGATATTGGGCCTTATCCTCAGCATATTCAATTTGTGCTGTCTGTAACCAGTGAGCAGGGCCGAACTACGACTGGAATCTGTTTCAATATTACAGTCCTGCCAGTAGACAACCAATCCCCAGAG GTGCACATGAACCAGTTAACTGTGGATGAAGGGGGAGAATGCTGGGTCAGTGCAGATCACTTGCACCTGACTGATGTGGATTCTCTGGAGGACTCACTACGTGTGGCGCTGAAGAGAAGACCTCAGCATGGGGACGTGTATCTGGATGGTGTACCCCTGAGTCAAGGCCAGACTTTCACTGTTAGAGACCTGAAAAGTCTAAAAGTTAG ATATCGCCATGATAGttcagagacagaggaagataacattaaatgtatagCCACAGATGGGGTGAATTCAGTTGACTTTGTTTTACATATTAag GTAACACTAGTCAATGATGAAATGCCAGCACTGGTGCCAGGCTTGAAGACTGTTCTAGAGTGTGCAGAGGGACAGGATGTTGTGATCACCATAGAGTACATCTGTGCAACAGATGTTGATAGTGATGACAGCAAACTGACCTATCTGATTGCTCGTCAGCCATATCATGGTGTAGTGCTAAAGAACGGTATAGTGGTAGACAGGTTCTTTCAAGAAGATATAGAGGCCAGGATCATCAGCTACAAACACACAG GTCTGGAGGTTGGATTGCTCCCTCGTCGTGACACCATTACATTCGTAATCTCTGATGAACAGACGGCTCCAGTTCCGTCATGCTGCTTTGACAGACCTCCTCAGTTTAACAGGCAAACAAAACATCCCCAGGACTCCTTGTTAATCTATGACCTCAATATTACTGTTTATCCTGTGGACAACCAGCCACCATTCATTGTTATTG GTGAAGTGCTTCAGGTGGATGAAGGAGGCTCTACCTCCATCACTGTAGCACATATTGGAGCCTCTGACCAGGACACTCCTCTGGAGGACCTGCAGCTTGTATTGGTGTCTCCACCACAGTTTGGCTATATTGAGAACATTCTGCCTAGTCCGGGGTTTGAGAAGAGCAACATGGGAATCAGTATTG cctCTTTTTCCTATAGGGATGTACTGAATGGACACATAAACTATGTGCAGTCCCAACACCAAAGGACTGAACCCACTGCTGACCAGTTTATGCTATACATCTCTGATGGCAAACACCAATCCTCTGCAATCCCCTTCTACATCATCATCAAGCCAACAAATGATGAAAGCCCAGATTTCATAGCCAGGAACATTAGT GTCCGAGAGGGAGACATGAAGGAGTTAGATGCCTCCATTATTAATGCTGTGGATTTGGATGTTCCCAGAGATCGATTAACATTTCGCATCATCCAGCAGCCCCAACATGGGGCTATCATGGGCGGGCTTCATGGTAATGATGTGGCCCATTATAGAAGATCCATCCAGAATCATGGAACAGAGGTTCATGTCCAAGTCTTCACCATGGAAGATCTCAGAAATG GTATGATGCTGATGTATTTGCATGATGACTCAGAGAGTGAGCAGGACAGCTTCATCATCCAGCTGTCTGATGGAAAGCACCAGCTCCAGAGGGACATATTGGTCAAAGTGGTGCCTATCAATGATGAGAAGCCATGTATCATTAG AAACACTGGGATTGAGGTGGAACCAGGAGAAGCTAGACTTATTTCCAGTGCTGTTCTAAGTGCCCATGACAATGACACGCCCTCCACTAACATCATCTATGTGTTTGAGAGTGTTCCTGTTCATGGCCTGCTTCAGATTAAG GCAGGCCTGGACTGGAGGACACTGACAGCAGAAATGAACTGTTCCCAGGAAGCACTGGATATGAATTTGCTGCGCTATGTACACACAGCTCAGCCTGGAGCTCACACACAAGACTTTTTCATCTTTCATCTACAGGATGGCAGGAACCGTTCCCCTGCACAACACTTCCACATCTCTATGAAGGAGCTACAGAAAG GAGACATAGCATTGTTTGTAAAGCCGGTGAAAGCTAGCCGTGGAGAGCATGTAGTGATCACTACAGACGTCTTGCTGGCTGTAGATGGCACTGAAAGGCCAGAAGAGCTGCTCTATGTGATCACTGTGCCTCCAGTGCATGGTCATATGGAGTACATCAAACACACTGGCATTCCCATACACTCTTTTAGCCAGCTGGATATAGCGGCTAATCTGGTGCGATACGTCCATGACATCAGAGCTACCTCACCTAGAGACACAGTACA GTTTGTCATCAGTAATGGAAAATCCACACGTAATGGTACTCTGGAGATTTTGGTTGAGATGACAGACAGAGTTCTCCCTACGCTCATGCAGATGGCTGGTCTGCAGGTTCCTCAGGGTTCCACCATTACTATCACCACTGATAACCTGCACCTGTCTGACCCAGATACCCCTCCCCATTGCCTGATCTTCATTCTTGTGCAGCCCCCACAGTATGGACAGATTATTGTGAAAGGTTTCCCCTTAGCTCCTGGGAGCAACTTCACACAGCAGAACCTACTGGACCTGGATGTTGCTTACAGACACTTAGGTGGAGCTTCTCAGATTGATCGTTTTACATTCATTGCTGCTGATAGCACGGCAAGAGGCTTCCTGGTGGGAGGGAGGACGCATACAGATCCAGTCTTCTTTTCTATACAG aTTGAAACATTAGACCGGTCTGCTCCACGCGTGATGGTGCTTGAGACTCTGTGGAAAGTGGAACTTCTAAAAGATGGACGTTATGGAATCTTTATCTCATCTAGAGAATTAAAGGCTCAGGATATGAATGCAGCAGATGGGAATCTCATCTTCCACATACTCAGAGCTCCTTACTTTGGATACTTGGAGAATGCCACCAATG GTGCGTTTGTGCGTCAGAGGTTCACTCAAAGTGATCTGAACAAGAGGAATATTCTGTATATGATTAACCTTTCCCTGGAAGCCTTAAGTGACTGTCTGGAGTTTGCAGTCTCTGACCCACTGGGCAACACTGGACCATCTCACAA ATTAGAGTTCAGCTGGGCCAGTGTAGAGCTGACCAAGACAGAGTATCGTGTGTGTGAAGGCAAAGGACCACTCTCTCTTACAGTTCAGAGGAAGGGCAATATGCAGGATTCATCATATGTAACTCTCAAG GTAAAGGAACTAACAGCAGCTATAGGAAAGGATTTCATATCAGCTCCCTCAACTCTGATTCAGTTTGACCCTG GTGTGGCCAGTCGGCAGTGGAAGGTGGAGCTTGTGCAGGATTTTCTGGAGGAGGCTGAGGAGATGTTTGAGGTGACACTGAATTCCCCTGTAGGTGCAATACAGAGAGGAAACAACAAAGCAGTCATTACGATAATGGACAACAAGAATG GGCAGTGTGCTGAGAAACAGTCTCCCAGAGGGCCAGATCTTCAGGGTAAGGATCTCCAAGCAGGGTCCTACCCTAAACATGGCTCCATCCAGGTAGAGACTTTCCCTATCACCCTGGGAGATGGGTCAGAGTCTGTCAGAGGCGATAACTTGCCTCAAGTTATTACCCCCTTCTCCAAGAAAGGACTAAGAACCAATGGCAATGGAAAGTCT attCGACCCTCTTCAATCACTCAGAGTGGATCTGATGTTCTTTACACT TATCATGGAATAATGTCACTGACAGTAGAGGATGAAACTACAGCCTTTAACTCTGGGAAGAAGGCTCAAGTGCAGGTAACCAGTAGAGGGCAGCAGCGTTCCCTCCCAGGCAAAACCACAAGCCACCTTACAGCACTTCCTACACCTAACCGAAGAGGCACAGCACCTCAG AATATTTTCTCTAGGCCAGAGCCTAAGGTCTGCACCCCAGAGCTGGCAGGTTTTCTCCATTTCAATGCAAGCTTAGGCCAGCTCCTGCAGTGCAATGGGATATCCTGGAAACCCTGGGCTGCTACAGATGAG GCTGTGAATGCACAGAAGTGTCCACAGGGGTGGACTTACCATAGTCACCACTGCTATCTGTTGAGCACAGAGCGAAAAGCTACATGGAACAATGCAGCCAGGACCTGTCGAGAGAG CTTCCAAGGCAACCTAGTCAGTGTGCTATCAAAAGCGGACATGGATTGGCTCTGGGACTTCAGTGAGAGGAAGCCCTTCTGGATTG GTCTGAATGACCGGGTGAGTAAAGGCCAGtgggaatggatggatggagagccGGTTACTTACACCAACTGGAGGCATGGTCCACCCCGAACCAAAATCAAGAGCAACAAGAAGTGTGTTTTGGTCTGGAGGAAGACAAAATGGCAAATCAGAGATTGTAAGACTGGAAAGGGACACCATTTTGTGTGCTATGTGAAAACATGA